A genomic window from Meleagris gallopavo isolate NT-WF06-2002-E0010 breed Aviagen turkey brand Nicholas breeding stock chromosome 23, Turkey_5.1, whole genome shotgun sequence includes:
- the LOC104914168 gene encoding uncharacterized protein LOC104914168, with translation MGAENNITSIPPLVTLCQDLDLAAIKVSPGGADSPPWVCRGPSPSRSQQRGAWAFFYCICFFLFGPLSQGEARGRRDQPEAARFAQLWDRRGAPLSSPARPAEGQHGLQAHGLLFQGRYRQRTHRGRAQSPSSRLAKLTWELSISKSATGLCAADQAVGSPCPHPLRASVRGSYASSPSEGVGGAVVPAGREGGSQLGDAPRGSAERGESFPGAPRPWVEFRAACSRAAPCFVFAFVVFFFFPRSWFSPHQRGRPAAERSRPVEEAGRELGVAEGRGSVEGAKRVRGAGRPDSRPRCFSGYNRSSSFQDRGGFPRQFQHISWDASSSRSGELALSIFLGVH, from the exons ATGGGAGCGGAAAACAACATCACCTCCATTCCACCGCTTGTTACGCTCTGCCAGGACCTCGATTTGGCTGCGATCAAAGTG AGCCCTGGGGGTGCCGACAGCCCCCCGTGGGTTTGTAGGGGCCCGAGCCCCTCACGTTCCCAGCAGCGAGGCGCGTGGGCTTTCTTTTACTGtatctgcttttttctttttggtccCTTGTCGCAGGGTGAGGCGCGTGGCAGGAGGGATCAGCCCGAAGCTGCGAGGTTCGCCCAGCTCTGGGACCGCAGAG GCGCCCCGCTCTCCAGCCCAGCACGTCCTGCCGAAGGGCAGCATGGCCTTCAGGCTCATGGGCTGCTCTTCCAAGGTCGGTACCGTCAGCGCACTCACCGAGGGCGAGCGCAGTCCCCCTCATCGAGGTTGGCGAAGCTAACGTGGGAGCTCAGCATCAGTAAGTCTGCAACCGGACTCTGTGCCGCCGATCAGGCGGTTGGGAGCCCATGTCCGCATCCACTCAG gGCGTCGGTGCGCGGGTCGTACGCCAGCAGCCCGTCAGAGGGGGTCGGAGGAGCCGTCGTTCCCGCAGGGCGAGAGGGAGGATCGCAGCTGGGCGACGCTCCTCGCGGCTCGGCAGAGAGAGGCGAGAGTTTTCCCGGAGCGCCCAGGCCGTGGGTGGAATTCAGGGCTGCTTGTAGCAGGGCAGCCCCGTGCTTTGTTTTTGcgtttgttgtgtttttttttttccctaggtCCTGGTTCAGCCCGCATCAGCGCGGACGGCCGGCAGCCGAGCGCTCACGTCCCGTCGAGGAGGCGGGGCGAGAGCTGGGCGTCGCAGAAGGCCGCGGAAGCGTCGAAGGGGCAAAGCGGGTACGAGGAGCTGGAAGACCCGACAGCCGTCCGCGCTGTTTTTCGG GCTATAATAGGAGCAGCAGTTTCCAGGACAGGGGCGGCTTTCCACGGCAGTTCCAGCACATCTCCTGGGACgcgagcagcagcaggagcggTGAGTTGgcactttctatttttttggGCGTGCACTAG